In one window of Synergistes jonesii DNA:
- a CDS encoding nitroreductase family protein — protein sequence MFKRIERSVILMGGLSVDESKCTKCGLCAKVCPADAIEPDDFGFPQISERRRERCIECGQCVVFCPAGADMLSFMDAEKVVSAADIETPSPDAALNFLKTRRSVRRFKDEPLPRGIFDKIFDAVSQAPSAVNLQPVRWIVTETPEKTKEVANLILCWFRELIFKNPTSRAALLGAAMIAKAKSGEDGLLRGAPHVAAAVVPKEHRWPEDGTIALTYLELAAHALGVGCCWGGYFTTAARNFAPLRDFLGIKEEEYICGAQMMGLPQLRPVRQYPARRKAEINWL from the coding sequence ATGTTTAAACGTATCGAACGGAGCGTGATTCTCATGGGCGGGCTTTCCGTCGACGAAAGTAAATGCACGAAGTGCGGATTATGCGCAAAGGTGTGTCCTGCGGACGCCATCGAGCCGGATGACTTCGGCTTCCCGCAGATATCCGAGAGGCGCAGGGAGCGCTGTATAGAGTGCGGGCAGTGCGTCGTCTTCTGCCCGGCCGGCGCGGATATGCTCTCCTTCATGGACGCTGAAAAAGTCGTCAGCGCAGCCGACATCGAAACGCCGTCGCCGGATGCGGCGCTGAATTTTTTAAAGACGCGGCGCAGCGTCAGGAGATTCAAAGACGAGCCCCTGCCGCGCGGGATATTCGATAAAATTTTCGACGCGGTGAGCCAGGCCCCGAGCGCCGTCAACCTTCAGCCCGTCCGCTGGATCGTGACGGAAACGCCGGAAAAGACTAAAGAAGTGGCGAATCTGATCCTCTGCTGGTTCAGAGAGCTGATTTTCAAAAATCCGACGTCACGCGCGGCGCTTCTCGGCGCCGCGATGATCGCGAAAGCGAAGTCCGGGGAGGACGGGCTTCTGCGCGGCGCGCCGCACGTCGCAGCCGCGGTCGTGCCGAAGGAGCACCGCTGGCCTGAGGACGGAACGATCGCGCTGACCTACCTCGAGCTCGCCGCTCACGCGCTCGGAGTAGGCTGCTGCTGGGGAGGCTACTTTACGACGGCGGCGAGGAATTTCGCGCCGCTGCGCGACTTCCTCGGCATAAAAGAGGAGGAATATATATGCGGCGCGCAGATGATGGGGCTTCCGCAGCTGCGCCCCGTCAGACAGTATCCGGCGCGCAGGAAAGCCGAAATAAATTGGCTTTAG
- a CDS encoding serpin family protein, whose protein sequence is MKKLTALAAALFLSICATAFAETAALIPPFHWTYHSLSSLHAAGLINEEIVPGKSAFTPEQVCSLVVMALKRAENDPSKLGDAELSAMRQLTSAYRDHFKLAGYQYEVIRNDIEIAALNAGLTAMETNGAAHEARTLSSEAARSVNKFTFGLYRQAALSGGNNSFFISPYSVSTALAMTYAGARGATEREMEEALFFSPEIHKSMGALISEINNVPQDVAQVSCANALWPAKNEKILPDFAHTVREYYGAELTPLDYAGAPEGSRRRVNKWVEKMTKQKIKDLVPAGAFTRETLLTLTNAVYFKSSWLEEFQPEDTLPRPFWPDGEHSVNVVTMRRRGEALNYAKLPECEIIEMPYKGRRFSMFVILPDKRNGFDAAEEMLSAEQLTKWREKMAPRAVEIFMPKFKQESSYELTSMLSRLGISSAFSPSADFSAVTGTGGVHIDKALHKTFIDVAEEGTEAAAATAIIMKRTSLAERPADVVTFRADHPFVYLITENNSGAILFIGRYMKP, encoded by the coding sequence ATGAAAAAATTAACCGCCCTTGCGGCTGCGCTGTTTCTTTCGATATGCGCCACCGCGTTTGCCGAGACCGCGGCGCTGATACCGCCCTTTCACTGGACCTATCACTCGCTTTCAAGCCTGCACGCTGCCGGACTGATAAACGAAGAGATCGTGCCGGGAAAGAGCGCCTTCACGCCGGAGCAGGTCTGCTCGCTCGTCGTAATGGCGCTGAAGCGCGCGGAAAACGACCCTTCGAAGCTCGGCGACGCCGAGCTCTCCGCGATGCGCCAGCTCACCAGCGCGTACCGCGATCACTTCAAGCTCGCCGGCTATCAGTACGAGGTTATACGCAACGATATCGAAATCGCCGCGCTTAACGCTGGGCTCACGGCGATGGAGACGAACGGCGCCGCGCACGAAGCGCGGACACTTTCATCGGAGGCCGCACGCTCCGTGAACAAGTTCACCTTCGGCCTCTATAGGCAGGCCGCGCTGTCGGGCGGGAATAACAGTTTCTTCATTTCGCCCTACAGCGTGTCGACGGCTCTAGCAATGACCTACGCGGGCGCGCGCGGAGCGACGGAGCGTGAAATGGAGGAGGCCCTCTTCTTCTCGCCGGAGATACATAAAAGCATGGGCGCGCTGATAAGCGAGATAAACAACGTGCCGCAGGACGTCGCTCAAGTGAGCTGCGCCAACGCGCTGTGGCCGGCGAAGAACGAAAAGATTCTACCGGATTTCGCTCATACGGTCCGCGAATATTACGGCGCGGAGCTCACACCGCTCGACTACGCCGGAGCGCCGGAGGGCTCGCGCAGGCGCGTGAACAAATGGGTCGAAAAGATGACGAAGCAGAAGATAAAAGACCTCGTCCCAGCCGGCGCGTTCACGAGGGAGACGCTGCTCACGCTGACGAACGCGGTATATTTCAAATCGTCGTGGCTTGAGGAGTTCCAGCCGGAGGACACATTGCCGCGCCCCTTCTGGCCCGACGGGGAACATTCCGTCAATGTGGTCACCATGCGCCGGCGCGGAGAGGCGCTAAACTACGCCAAGCTGCCGGAATGCGAAATCATCGAGATGCCTTACAAGGGCAGGCGCTTTTCGATGTTCGTGATCCTGCCCGACAAAAGAAACGGCTTCGACGCGGCGGAAGAGATGCTGAGCGCGGAACAGCTCACGAAATGGCGCGAAAAAATGGCGCCGCGCGCGGTAGAGATATTCATGCCGAAATTCAAGCAGGAAAGCAGCTACGAGCTCACCTCGATGCTGTCGAGGCTGGGCATATCGTCGGCATTTTCACCTTCGGCCGACTTCTCCGCCGTCACGGGGACCGGCGGCGTCCACATCGACAAGGCGCTGCACAAGACCTTCATAGACGTCGCCGAGGAGGGGACGGAGGCGGCGGCCGCGACCGCGATAATAATGAAGCGCACGTCGCTTGCAGAGCGTCCGGCGGACGTCGTGACTTTTCGCGCGGACCATCCGTTCGTCTATCTGATTACGGAAAACAACAGCGGCGCGATACTCTTTATAGGAAGGTACATGAAGCCGTAG
- a CDS encoding AAA family ATPase, whose translation MMKIGAVATERGEKMLFSVKNVGQIAEAKVKFGDLTVLVGAQGSGKSIFLQLFKLCKDQEYIKNTMADFGQDWNQNDNADLISVYMGSGTKQLWRSGSNVRITPPDRKFSARMQSGGKRAAAESVYYIPAQRALTMPYGRPEPFRAYDSGTPFAVKNFSEHLRLYIDKNAKNRETLFPLSGKLKQPVKDALNEAIFHDASVSQISAAGQKELRLRIRGGEEDSPGISYMAWSAGQREFFPLLLGCYELLPGGKSTKDERFDCVVIEEPEMGLHPKAIFAVMTLTADLLSRGYKVILSTHSPSVLDIVWAVRTIKAQKKLSTPEKTALLQKLFFLRQQSSGGTYDMLVSLLEKSFSTYYFYYDNAENAFVKTKDISILDPGDDDEKISGWGGLSGFSGHAADVVADAVERSENAGK comes from the coding sequence ATGATGAAAATCGGCGCCGTTGCTACTGAACGAGGTGAGAAAATGCTTTTCAGCGTGAAAAATGTCGGGCAGATCGCGGAAGCCAAAGTAAAATTCGGAGACCTCACAGTGCTTGTCGGCGCTCAGGGAAGCGGCAAGAGCATATTTTTGCAGCTTTTCAAGCTATGCAAAGATCAGGAATATATAAAAAATACTATGGCTGATTTTGGGCAAGACTGGAATCAGAATGATAACGCCGATCTCATTTCCGTATATATGGGAAGCGGCACGAAACAGCTGTGGAGAAGCGGCAGCAACGTCCGGATAACTCCCCCCGACAGGAAGTTTTCCGCGCGTATGCAGAGCGGCGGCAAAAGAGCAGCGGCGGAATCGGTGTACTATATCCCGGCCCAGAGAGCGCTGACGATGCCTTACGGCAGGCCGGAACCCTTCAGGGCTTATGACAGCGGGACTCCGTTCGCGGTAAAAAATTTCAGCGAACATCTTCGCCTTTATATCGATAAAAACGCTAAAAACAGAGAAACGCTCTTTCCTCTTTCCGGCAAACTGAAGCAGCCCGTTAAAGACGCGTTGAACGAAGCTATATTCCATGACGCGTCGGTATCGCAGATTTCCGCCGCGGGACAAAAGGAACTGCGCTTGAGGATCAGAGGTGGCGAAGAAGATTCGCCGGGTATATCGTATATGGCGTGGTCCGCCGGGCAGAGAGAATTTTTCCCGCTTTTGCTCGGCTGCTACGAACTGCTCCCGGGCGGAAAAAGTACAAAAGATGAGCGTTTCGACTGCGTTGTGATCGAAGAACCGGAGATGGGGCTTCACCCAAAGGCGATTTTTGCTGTCATGACGCTGACGGCTGACCTGCTCTCCAGGGGGTATAAAGTAATACTCTCGACCCATTCGCCGAGCGTGCTCGACATAGTCTGGGCCGTTAGGACGATAAAGGCGCAGAAAAAACTTAGTACTCCGGAGAAAACGGCGCTGCTGCAAAAACTTTTCTTTCTGCGGCAGCAGTCTTCGGGTGGAACGTATGATATGCTTGTGTCCCTGCTGGAAAAATCGTTCAGCACATATTACTTTTATTATGATAACGCTGAGAACGCTTTCGTGAAGACGAAAGACATATCGATTCTCGACCCGGGCGACGATGACGAGAAAATATCCGGTTGGGGCGGACTCTCCGGCTTCAGCGGACATGCGGCGGATGTAGTCGCGGACGCCGTGGAAAGATCGGAAAATGCCGGCAAATAA
- the rmuC gene encoding DNA recombination protein RmuC yields MPQILIGAAAIAVLAGIYIVMSLSRFRESAGAMEQTAREVLSRLQKAEERLGDAEQRIDDGFASMRKEQREAALDARSEQSRAIESFGDTQAKRIKEIGDAQRENFTAFSQQITGLGDAQAARVKEMGDSQSESLSAFSQQLANISRLNEEKLEALRSVVEQRLIEISKSNEEKLEKMRATVDEQLHSTLERRLGEAFATVSERLELVHKGLGEMRALTTDVGDLRKVLSNVKVRGTWGEMQLHALLAQVLTNEQYAENVATRPGSSERVEFAIILPGSEGSGSVYLPIDSKFPIEDYRRLVSASEEGDAAAVAEARKALRARVLEEAKEIHAKYIEPPYTTDFGILYLPIEGLYAEVLRIDGLCEQMSRDFRVVPAGPATVCALLNSLQMGFRTLAIEKRSSEVWELLGKVKSEFEKFGDILDKTRKKIDDAAKELDKAGTRTKAIKRALTDVQRLPAGEEMAEEEETQPAAKDYE; encoded by the coding sequence ATGCCGCAGATACTTATCGGTGCGGCGGCTATCGCCGTGCTCGCAGGAATTTATATCGTAATGTCCCTCTCCCGCTTCCGCGAAAGCGCCGGGGCGATGGAACAGACCGCGCGCGAAGTGCTTTCGCGCCTTCAGAAGGCCGAGGAACGCCTCGGCGACGCGGAGCAGCGCATAGACGACGGCTTCGCGTCGATGCGCAAGGAACAGCGCGAGGCCGCGCTCGACGCGCGCAGCGAACAGTCGCGCGCGATCGAAAGCTTTGGGGACACACAGGCGAAGCGCATAAAGGAGATAGGAGACGCGCAGCGCGAGAACTTTACGGCCTTCTCTCAGCAGATCACGGGGCTCGGCGACGCCCAGGCGGCGCGCGTCAAGGAAATGGGCGACAGCCAGAGCGAGAGTCTCTCGGCATTTTCCCAGCAACTCGCGAACATCAGCAGGCTCAACGAGGAAAAGCTCGAGGCGCTTCGCTCGGTCGTCGAGCAGCGTCTGATCGAGATCAGCAAGAGCAACGAGGAAAAGCTCGAAAAGATGCGCGCCACCGTCGACGAACAGCTACATTCCACGCTTGAAAGGCGCCTCGGAGAGGCCTTCGCTACTGTATCCGAGCGCCTCGAGCTCGTGCACAAGGGACTCGGCGAGATGCGCGCGCTGACCACCGACGTAGGCGACCTGAGAAAGGTCCTCTCTAACGTCAAGGTGCGCGGCACGTGGGGGGAGATGCAGCTTCACGCGCTTCTCGCGCAGGTGCTGACGAATGAGCAGTACGCGGAGAACGTGGCGACGCGCCCCGGAAGCTCCGAAAGGGTCGAATTCGCGATAATCCTGCCCGGCTCGGAGGGCTCCGGCAGCGTCTACCTGCCGATAGACTCGAAATTCCCGATAGAGGATTACAGGCGCCTCGTTTCGGCCTCCGAAGAGGGCGACGCCGCGGCGGTCGCCGAAGCGCGCAAGGCTCTGCGCGCGCGCGTGCTCGAAGAGGCGAAGGAGATACACGCGAAATATATCGAGCCGCCTTACACGACGGACTTCGGCATTCTCTATCTGCCGATAGAGGGGCTTTACGCCGAGGTGCTGCGCATCGACGGCCTCTGCGAGCAGATGTCTCGCGACTTCCGCGTCGTCCCCGCCGGGCCGGCGACGGTCTGTGCGCTGCTGAACAGTCTGCAGATGGGTTTCCGCACGCTCGCTATAGAAAAGCGTTCGAGCGAGGTTTGGGAGCTTCTCGGCAAGGTCAAGAGCGAGTTTGAAAAATTCGGAGACATATTGGATAAGACGAGGAAAAAAATAGACGACGCGGCCAAAGAGCTCGACAAGGCCGGGACCCGCACGAAAGCCATCAAACGCGCGCTGACGGACGTCCAGCGGCTGCCGGCCGGGGAAGAGATGGCCGAAGAGGAAGAAACGCAACCGGCGGCAAAGGACTACGAATAG
- a CDS encoding response regulator transcription factor, with protein MIRLFIADDHELFREGLKSLLNGEEDIEIAGTASDGAEAVEAVRKILPDVVLMDVTMPNMNGISATGAICAEHPEICVLVLSMHNDRRFIAEALKAGARGYILKESSPETMLEAVRTVSRGDIYLSSKACNVLVEDYLRLLLNESVKSDSPLSEREIEVLRLLVKGRTGKQIADTLCISKNTVDTHRRRIMDKLGCNSTAELTKYAIREGFLALD; from the coding sequence ATGATAAGACTTTTTATTGCCGACGACCACGAGCTCTTCCGTGAGGGGCTGAAGAGCCTACTCAACGGAGAAGAGGATATCGAAATAGCCGGCACGGCCTCTGACGGCGCGGAGGCCGTCGAGGCGGTGCGGAAGATACTGCCCGACGTAGTCCTTATGGACGTCACTATGCCGAACATGAACGGCATTTCGGCCACCGGCGCGATCTGCGCCGAACACCCTGAGATATGCGTGCTCGTGCTTTCTATGCACAACGACAGGCGCTTCATCGCCGAGGCGCTGAAGGCCGGCGCGCGCGGTTATATTTTGAAGGAGAGCTCGCCGGAGACGATGCTTGAAGCCGTGCGCACGGTGAGCCGCGGCGACATTTACCTTTCGTCCAAGGCCTGCAACGTGCTTGTCGAAGATTACCTGCGGCTGCTTTTAAACGAAAGCGTCAAAAGCGATTCGCCCCTATCCGAACGTGAGATAGAGGTGCTGCGCCTGCTCGTCAAGGGACGCACCGGCAAGCAGATCGCGGACACCCTCTGCATAAGCAAAAACACTGTGGACACACACCGCCGCCGTATTATGGACAAGCTCGGCTGCAACAGCACGGCCGAGCTGACGAAATACGCGATACGCGAGGGATTTTTGGCGCTCGATTAG
- a CDS encoding sensor histidine kinase, with product MAGLKENNFFEKFFFEQTFNPIALYRVLPDIAECGAAALVYVDVNDAYEKVNKVKREEVIGKSFAQVWPDAEPCWHQIIEECVGENRAVHCESESSVTGKYLEAIAFPLSNNMAATIFLDRTELKKSEMELEESQKKLLGYRSMLRELATKLTISEETTRREIATDLHDSIGHSLLSLLLDLRKLKEKNFGSGEEADKILSGAIESTEKMIAESRELIFELSPPILLEVGITPALEALADKLLTPRGIKWYVATRGGCEKDFSADDAVCIILYRMSRELLINVIKHAQASAVHISVNRGPNKIQVVIEDDGVGMKKKYTAGGRKSGLGLFSIRERLLHIGGDMRIVSNKDGTIVSLLAPLKIENEKNGEI from the coding sequence GTGGCCGGGTTAAAGGAAAACAATTTTTTTGAAAAATTCTTCTTCGAGCAGACGTTCAATCCGATAGCGCTCTACAGGGTATTGCCGGATATCGCCGAGTGCGGAGCCGCCGCCCTCGTCTACGTTGATGTCAACGACGCTTATGAAAAGGTCAACAAGGTGAAGCGCGAGGAGGTGATAGGTAAAAGCTTCGCGCAGGTATGGCCCGACGCGGAGCCCTGCTGGCATCAGATAATAGAAGAATGCGTCGGCGAGAATCGCGCGGTGCACTGCGAAAGCGAGAGCTCCGTCACGGGAAAATATCTTGAGGCGATTGCCTTCCCGCTGTCGAACAACATGGCCGCGACGATATTTCTCGACAGGACCGAGCTGAAAAAATCCGAGATGGAGCTTGAGGAAAGCCAGAAGAAGCTTCTCGGCTACCGCTCTATGCTGCGCGAACTGGCGACTAAGCTGACGATAAGCGAAGAGACGACGAGACGCGAGATCGCGACCGACCTGCACGACAGCATAGGACATTCGCTGCTCTCGCTGCTGCTCGACCTGCGTAAGCTGAAAGAAAAAAATTTCGGCAGCGGCGAAGAGGCGGATAAAATTTTATCCGGCGCGATCGAATCGACGGAAAAAATGATCGCCGAAAGCCGCGAGCTGATATTCGAGCTAAGCCCGCCGATACTTCTTGAGGTCGGCATCACTCCGGCGCTCGAAGCCCTCGCCGACAAGCTGCTGACGCCCAGAGGGATAAAATGGTACGTCGCGACGCGCGGCGGCTGCGAAAAAGATTTTTCCGCCGACGACGCTGTCTGCATAATCCTCTACAGGATGTCGCGCGAGCTTCTGATAAACGTCATCAAGCACGCGCAGGCATCCGCTGTGCACATCAGCGTAAACAGAGGCCCGAACAAGATACAGGTCGTGATAGAGGACGACGGAGTCGGGATGAAGAAAAAATATACAGCGGGCGGACGCAAGTCCGGGCTTGGGCTCTTCAGCATCAGGGAACGGCTGCTGCATATCGGCGGAGACATGCGGATAGTGTCGAACAAGGACGGTACGATAGTCTCGCTGCTCGCGCCGCTCAAGATAGAAAACGAAAAAAACGGTGAGATATAA
- a CDS encoding 4Fe-4S double cluster binding domain-containing protein, with protein MSISKEEITSFVKAQGADLCGIADMRNESGYIKKTYGDYFAEFPTAVSFAIFFPKEVVQEQIGGPTRNYITVYGTLNREIDRIAALTANRLQSAGFRSYPVPASDYRPQPGAERLHWRVAEAGDPSSLPKMKLDVIGIYSHRIAAAKAGLGWVGKSCSIVNKQVGPRMRLGTILTDAPLEGDGAVPNLCGSCELCKNACPVEALRGRAFDPSEELSARFDAMKCFNFWDDMGKVYGLGSCGLCLAACPWGR; from the coding sequence ATGAGTATCTCGAAGGAAGAAATAACGTCGTTCGTGAAGGCGCAGGGAGCGGATCTCTGCGGCATCGCCGACATGAGGAACGAGAGCGGTTATATAAAAAAGACCTACGGAGATTACTTTGCAGAATTCCCCACCGCCGTCTCCTTCGCGATATTTTTCCCAAAAGAGGTCGTGCAGGAGCAGATAGGCGGCCCCACGCGCAATTACATCACGGTCTACGGCACGTTGAACCGCGAGATCGACAGGATCGCGGCCTTGACGGCCAACAGGCTCCAAAGCGCGGGCTTCCGTTCCTATCCCGTTCCTGCGTCGGACTACCGCCCGCAGCCCGGCGCTGAAAGACTGCACTGGAGGGTCGCCGAAGCAGGCGACCCATCTTCGCTCCCGAAGATGAAGCTCGACGTGATAGGGATATACAGCCACAGAATCGCGGCGGCGAAGGCCGGGCTCGGCTGGGTAGGCAAGAGCTGCAGCATCGTCAACAAACAGGTCGGCCCACGCATGAGGCTCGGGACGATTTTGACGGACGCGCCCCTGGAGGGCGACGGAGCGGTCCCGAATCTCTGCGGAAGTTGCGAGCTGTGCAAAAATGCCTGCCCTGTTGAGGCGCTGCGCGGAAGGGCCTTTGACCCGAGCGAGGAGCTTTCGGCGCGCTTCGACGCGATGAAATGCTTCAACTTCTGGGATGACATGGGCAAAGTCTACGGGCTGGGAAGCTGCGGGCTCTGCCTCGCGGCCTGCCCTTGGGGGAGATAA